The following are encoded in a window of Rhizophagus irregularis chromosome 4, complete sequence genomic DNA:
- a CDS encoding uncharacterized protein (SECRETED:cutsite_TWS-EN; SECRETED:prob_0.7208); SECRETED:SignalP(1-24), which yields MMLYKFIFVLLIAHLASFHFETWSENNYTSKTYHQRGTFVPGFIIKSYRWESPSGDGCCVKMCYGSRNVRYWCSSYSNGLPSSKFNKIVIGCGDEQLVCN from the coding sequence atGATGCTTTACAAGTTTATTTTTGTGTTGTTGATTGCTCATCTTGCATCATTCCATTTTGAAACATGGTCAGAAAACAACTATACTTCTAAAACTTATCATCAAAGAGGAACTTTTGTACCTGGTTTTATCATTAAATCTTACAGATGGGAAAGTCCAAGCGGTGATGGATGTTGTGTTAAAATGTGCTATGGTAGTAGAAATGTTAGGTATTGGTGTTCATCTTATAGCAATGGTTTACCAAGCTCTAAATTCAACAAAATTGTTATTGGATGTGGTGACGAACAGCTAGTTTgtaattga